The Ramlibacter algicola genome segment TCTGCCAGGTGATCGGCTCGATGTAGGTGACGTCGGCCGTGGCCGGGTCCGTCATGATCGTCGCCGGGTTGCTGTTGATCAGGATGACCTTGTAGCCCTCCTCGCGCAGCGCCTTGCACGCCTGCACGCCCGAGTAGTCGAACTCGCAGGCCTGGCCGATGATGATCGGGCCCGCGCCGATGATGAGGATGCTCTTGATGTCTGTGCGCTTGGGCATGGCTTACTTCTTCTTCTGGTCCATCAGCGCGGTGAACTTGTCGAACAAGTAGCCGATGTCATGGGGTCCGGGGGAGGCTTCCGGGTGGCCCTGGAAGCAGAACGCGGGCCTGTCGGTGCGCTCGAGGCCCTGCAGGGTGCCGTCGAACAGCGAGACGTGCGTGGCCCGCATGTTCTTCGGCAGCGTCTTCTCGTCCACCGCGAAGCCGTGGTTCTGGCTGGTGATCGACACGCGGCCGTTGTCCAGGTCCTTGACCGGGTGGTTCGCGCCGTGGTGGCCGAACTTCATCTTGAACGTCTTGGCGCCCGAGGCGAGCGCGAGGATCTGGTGGCCCAGGCAGATGCCGAACGTGGGGTAGCCGTCCTCGACCAGCTCGCGTGTCGCGTCGACCGCGTAGTCGCACGGCTCCGGGTCGCCGGGGCCGTTGGACAGGAACACGCCGTCGGGCTGCAGCTTCCTCACTTCCGCGGCGGGCGTCTTCGCCGGCACCACGGTGACCTTGCAGCCGCGCTCGGCCAGCATGCGCAGGATGTTCTTCTTGACACCGTAGTCGAAGGCGACCACGTGGTACTTCGGCTGGTGCAGCTGGCCGTAGCCGCTGCCCAGCTTCCACTCGGTCTGGTCCCAGTCGTAGCTGCGCTGGACCGACACGTCCTTCGCGAGATCCAGGCCGGCCATCGCTGGCGCCTTGCGCGCCTCGGCCACCGCGCGCTCGATGACGGCGGGCGTGACTTCCTTGCCCTGCTCGAGGGCAACGATGCAGCCGTTCTGCGCGCCCTTGGTGCGCAGCAGGCGGGTGAGCTTGCGGGTGTCGATGTCGGCGATGCCGACGGTGTTCTCGCGCTGCAGGTACTGCGACAGCGTCATGTCGGCGCGGAAGCTCGACGCGACCAGCGGCAGGTCGCGGATGATCAGCCCGGCGGCATGGACCTTGGCGGCTTCGACGTCCTCGGCGTTGACCCCGTAGTTGCCGATGTGCGGGTACGTCAGCGTGACGATCTGCCGCTCGTAGCTGGGGTCGGTGAGGATTTCCTGGTAGCCGGTGAGTGCCGTGTTGAACACGACCTCGCCGCAGGTGGAGCCGGTGGCCCCGATCGAAGTGCCGACAAAGACCGTGCCGTCTGCGAGTGCCAGGATGGCGGGGGAGGAATCGCCCTGAGGGGACAGAAGCACTGGGTTCTCCGAAATCGGTATCGGGTACGCCCAAACCACAGCCGAAGGCCGGTGCCGTCGGTGTTGCTTTTGTTCAGGGGAGGAGCTTCGGCGGCGCTAGGCGTACGGTTTGCGGGAAAGCCGCTGATTATAGCTTGCGGCGCTGCTCCGAACTCTTCGATGGCTCAGCGCGCGGCACCGCTCGCGTGCAGGCAGATCGCGGCGGCCGCCGCGACGTTGAGCGACTCCTCGCCGCCGGGCTGCGCGATGCGCACCTGCAGCGTGGCGCGCGCCAGAAGGTCCGGCGACACGCCCTGCCCTTCGTGGCCGAACAGCCAGGCGCAGGGCCACGGCAGCTTGCCCTCGTGCAGCAGGCCGCCCTGGTGCGAACTGGTCGCGAGCAACGGCGCCCGCAACGCGTCGAGCAGCTGCTGCTCCGCGCCGTCGTGCAGCGCGAGCGCGAAATGCGCGCCCATCCCGGCGCGCAGCACCTTGGGCGACCACAGCGACGCGCTGCCCTTGAGCGCGACGACCTGGCGGAAGCCGAACGCCGCCGCGCTGCGCAGGATGGAACCGACGTTGCCGGCGTCCTGCACGCGGTCGAGGACGACGGTCGGCGCAAGAGGATCGAGCGCGGATGTCACGGGCACCGCCACCACCGCACCGACACGCGCCGGCGAGTCCAGCGTGCTCAACGCGTTGAACAGCGGATCGGCGAGTTCGAGACTCGCGGGCGCGGGAATGCGCAGCGCGCGCGGGCACGACTCGGCATGCACGGCCAACACCGGCACCACGCCGCGCGCGATCGCCGCGCGTGCGAGATGGTCGCCCTCGAGCCAGACGCGGCCCTGCTTTCGCCAGGCCGTGTTGTCCTGCGCCAGCTGGCGCAGCGCCTTGTACTGGGGATTGGCCGCCGACCGGACGACGGCAGGCGGCGACGTCACTGCACCACCGTGACGGTGACGCCGCCGGCCGGGTTCAGCGTCATGGTGGCCGCGACCGGCGCGAAGAACCGGCGGTGGTGCACGCAGGCGCCGTGCACCTTCAGGGCCTCGAGATGCTCGGGCGTGCTGTAGCCCTTGTGCGACGCGAAGCCGTATTGCGGGTACTGGTCGTGCAGTTCGGTCAGCAGCCGGTCGCGGTGGACCTTGGCGAGGATGGACGCGGCGGAAATCGCCTTGACCTTCGCGTCGCCGCCGACGATGGCTTCGGCCAGCACCTCGATGCGCGGCAGCGCGTTGCCGTCGACCAGCACCTTGGCGGGTTTCAGCCGCAGGCCCTCCACCGCGCGCTTCATGGCCAGCATCGTCGCGTGGTAGATGTTCAGCTGGTCGATCTCCTCGACGCTCGCCTGCGCGACCGAGCAGCACAGCGCCTTGTCCATGATCTGGTCGTACAGGCGCTCGCGCTGCAACGCGGTGAGCTGCTTGGAATCGTTGAGGCCGCGGATGCGCTTGGTGTCGTCGAGGATGACGGCGGCCGCGACGACCGGGCCCGCGAGCGGGCCGCGGCCCGCCTCGTCGACGCCGGCCATCAGGCCGACCGGGTCCCAGGCCAGGCGGGCCTGCTCAACTCTGGATAACTTCTTCGATCGCATGCGTGGCCAATGTCGCCGTGTCGCGCCGCAACTCGCCGTGCAGCGCCCTGAACCTCGTCCGGACCGCCGCCATTCTGCCCGGAGCCTCGAGCCAATCCAACAGCGCACGTGCAAGTGCTTGTGGGGTGGCGTCGTGCTGCAGCAACTCTGGCACGACGAATTCCCCGCACAGGATGTTCGGCAGCCCGACCCAGGGCTGCAGTTGCTTGCGGCGCATCAACGCATGCGTGATCGCGTTCACGCGGTACGAGATCACCATCGGCCGCTGGTACAGCGCGGCTTCCAGCGTGGCCGTGCCGCTGGCGATCAGCGTGAGATCGCAGGCGGCCAGCACATCGTGCGAGCGGCCGTCGACGATCGTGAGCACGTCCGGGTCCAGGCCGGCATACGCGGCCGCCGCTTCGATGCGGGCACGCAGCCTCGGGATCGCGGGGACGATGAACCGCACGCCCGGCCGCTGGCGGCGCAGCAGCACCGCGGCTTCGAAGAAGATGCCGGCCAGGCGCTGCACCTCGGCGGCGCGGCTGCCGGGCAGGATGGCGACGACCTCGCCGTCGCGCGCGAGCCCGAGGCTGGCGCGCGCCGCCGCCTGGTCCGGCTCGGCCGGGATGACGTTGGCCAGCGGATGGCCGACGTAGGTGGCCGGCACGCCGTGGCTGCGCAGCAGGTCGGGCTCGAACGGGAAGATGCACAGCACGTGGCCACAGGCGCGCCGGATCTTCTCGATGCGCTCGGGGCGCCACGCCCAGATGGACGGGCAGACGAAGTGCGCGGTGCGAACGCCGCGGTCGCGCAATTGCAATTCGAGGTCGAGGTTGAAGTCGGGCGCATCGACGCCGATGAACAGGTCCGGCGGGTCGGCCAGCAGCCGGTCGCGCAGCTGGCGGCGGATGCCCACCAGTTCGCGGTAGTGGCGCAGCACCTCGACGTAGCCGCTGACGGCGAGCTTCTCGTGCGGCCACCATGGCTGGAAGCCCTGCGCCTGCATGCGCGGGCCGCCGATGCCGGCCGATTGCAGTCCGGGCCAGCGGCCGCGCAGGCCGCCGAGCAGCAAGCCGGCCAGCAGGTCGCCGGATGCCTCGCCCGCGACCAGCGCGAAGCGCGGTGCACCGTCCATGGTCAGCGCGCGATGCCGCGCGTGGCCGCCGCGAGGAAGGCGCTCATCAGGGCGACATCCCCGGCGGCTTCCGGCATCTCGCCCGCGAGCGCGCCGATGGCGGCCTTGGCGTCGTCCAGGGTGCGCCCTTCGCGATACAGCAGCTTGTGCATCTTGCGCACGGCCGCGATGCGGGCATCGCTGAAGCCGCGCCGCTTGAGGCCGACGACGTTGACGCCGCGAACCGCCAGCGGGTTGCCGTCGACCAGCATGTACGGCGGGACGTCCTGCGACACCGCGCTCTGGAACCCGAGCATCGCGTGCGCGCCGACCTTGGTGAACTGGTGGATGCCGGTGAGGCCACCGATCGTCACCCAGTCGCCGATCTCGACGTGGCCGCCCAGCGTGCTGTTGTTGGCCATGGTGACGTTGTCGCCGACGACGCAGTCGTGGCCGACGTGCGTGTACGCCATGATCCAGTTGTCGTTGCCGATGCGGGTGACGGCCTTGTCCTGCACCGTGCCGACGTGCAGCGTGACGAACTCGCGGATGGTGTTGCGGTCGCCGATCACCAGCTGCGTCGGCTCGCCCTTGTACTTCTTGTCCTGGTTGGCCGCGCCGATGGAGCCGAACTGGAAGATTCGGTTGTCGCGCCCGATCGTCGTGTGCCCCTCGAGCACGACGTGCGCCGCGATGGTGGTGCCGGCCCCGACCTTCACGTCCGGGCCGATGACCGTGTACGGCCCCACCTCGACGCCGGCGTCGAGCTCGGCTTTCGGGTCGACGAGGGCCGTCGGGTGGATCTGCGCCATGCGGGCGGCTCCGCTCAGGCGATGGTGCGCATCGTGCACATCAGCTCGGCCTCGCAGGCGACCTCGTCGCCCACGCGCGTGACACCCTTGAACTTGTAGATGCCGGCCTTGTGGCGCAGCACCTCGACGTCCATCACGAGCTGGTCCCCCGGTTCGACCGGGCGCTTGAAGCGCGCGGCGTCGATGCCGGCGAAGTAGTAGACGGTCTTGTCGTCGGGCGTGACGCCCTGGCTGGCGAAGGACAGCAGCGCGGCCGCCTGCGCCATCGCCTCGAGCATCAGCACGCCCGGCATCACCGGGCGGTGCGGGAAGTGGCCGGTGAAGAACGGTTCGTTGATGGTGACGTTCTTGATCGCGCGGATGCTCTTGTCCTTCTCGACGGCGAGGACGCGGTCGACCATCAGGAACGGGTAGCGGTGCGGCAGCAGCTTGAGGATCTGGTGGATGTCGAGCATCAGGATTTCTTCTCGAGGTTGCGCACGCGTTCGCGCAAGGCGTGCAGCTGCTTGAGCGACGCGGCGTTCTTCTCCCAGGACGCATTGTCGTCGATGGGAAACACGCCGGTGTAGTGGCCGGGCTTGCGGATGGAGCGCGTGACCAGCGTGAACGAGTCGACGTGCACGTGGTCGGCGATGGTGAGGTGGCCCAGGATGCCGGCGCTGCCGCCGATGGTGCAGTGCGCGCCGATGGTGGCGCTGCCCGCGATGCCGACGCAGCCCGCGATGGCGGTGTGGTGGCCGATGCGCACGTTGTGGCCGACCTGGATCAGGTTGTCCAGCTTCACGCCGTCCTCGATCACCGTGTCGGCGAGCGCGCCTCGGTCGATGCAGGTGTTGGCGCCGATCTCGACGTCGTCGCCAATCGTGACGGCGCCCAGCTGCTCGATCTTGACCCACGCGCCCTGGTGCGGCGCGAAGCCGAAGCCGTCGGCGCCGATGACGACGCCCGGATGCAGCACGCAGCGGGCGCCGATGCGGCAGCCCTCGCCCACGTGCACGCGCGCCTTGAGCACCGTGCCCGGGCCGATGCGGGCGCCGCGCTCGACCACGCACAGCGCGCCGACGCGCGCCGACGGATCGACCACGGCATCGGCATCGATGACCGCGGTGGGATGGATGGCGGGGCCGGCCGGCGGCGCGCTACGCGCCTTCCACAGCTGGGTGGTGCGGGCGAAATAGAGATACGGGTCGTCGGCGACGATGGCGGCGCCGCGCGCGAGTGCGGCTTCACGCATCGCCGGGCCGACGATGACGCAGCCGGCCGCGCTGGCGGCCAGCTGCTGCTGGTAACGGGGGTTGCTCAGGAAGCTGAGCTGGGACGCGGTCGCCAGCTCGAGCGGCGCGAGGCCGTCGATGAGCGCGTCCCGGGACCCGTGGAGTTCGCCGCCGAGCGCATCGACCAGATCGCCCAGGCGCAGCTGCACGGCGGCCTCACTTGGCGGCGTTCAGCGCCTTGATCACCTTGTCGGTGATGTCGTACTTGGGGTTGATGTAGACCGCTTCCTGCACGATCAGGTCGAACTTCTCCTGCTCGGCGACCTGCCGCACGATGCGGTTGGCGCGGTCGAGGACCTGCTGCAGTTCCTCGTTCTTGCGGGCGTTGAGGTCCTCGGTGAACTCGCGGCGCTTGCGCTGGAACTCGCGGTCCTGGTCGACCAGCTGCTTCTGGCGCTGCTGGCGCTGGCTCTCGGACAGCGTCGGCGCTTCGCGCTCGTATTTGTCCGAGGCGGCCTTCAGCGTGTTGCCGAGGTCGTTGATTTCCTTCTCGCGGCGGGAGAACTCCGCCTCGAGCTTGGATTGCGCCGCCTTGGCGGTCTGGGCCTCGCGGAACACGCGGTCGGTGTTGACGAAGCCGATGCGGAGATCCTCCGCCAGCGCGGGCATGGACAGGGCGAGCCCGCCCAGGAGGGCGGCCACCGCGGAGCGGCTCAGGGACTTCATCAGAAGGAGGTTCCGATCTGGAATTGCAGGGGTTGGATTCTATCGCCCTCGAATTTGCGGAAGGGCTTGGCGTAGGCGATCCTCAGCGGTCCGACCGGCGAGATCCAGGAGAAGCCGATGCCGTAGGACGCGCGCAGCTCGTTCAGGCGCCACGGCTCGCTCTGGCTCCAGACGTTGCCGGCGTCGGTGAAGGCGAACAGCCGCAACGTGCGGTCGTTGCCGGCGCCCGGGAACGGGGCCAGCACCTCGCCGTTGAGGGTGATCTTGCGCTGGCCGCCGACGACGGCACCGGTGACGTCGCGCGGGCCCAGCGTGCCCTGTTCGAAACCGCGCACCGAGCCGAGGCCGCCGGAGTAGAAGTTCTTGAACACCGGGTACGGGTTGTTGCCGATCGCCTTGCCCAGCCCGAGCTCGCCGTTGAAGGCCAGGGTGAACTGCTTGGACAGCGCGATGAACTGCTGGTACTGGTAGCTGGCCCGGACGTAGTGCACGTCGCCCAGCAGGCCCAGTTCGCCGGACGCGCGCTGCATGCGGCCGCGGGTGGGCGCGAGCGCGCTGTCGCGCGTGTCGCGGCCCCAGCCGATGGTGAACGGCAGCAGCGTGCTGGTGTAGCCGATGCGCTCGGCGTACTCGAGGTAGTACGCCGGCATGTTGGTGCCCGGCTTGATCTGCGTGCGCTCGCCGCTCAGGCCGAAGAACACCGTGTCGAACTCGCTGAACGGCACGCCGAAGCGCAGGCCGGCGCCGCTGGTCGACAGCGAATAGTTGCCGCCCTGGTTCTCGTACGGCTTGGACGCGCGGTGGTACAGGTCGAACGTGCGGGAAATGCCGTCCTCGGTGAAGTACGGGTCCGTGTTGCTGAACACGAACGTCTGGTTGTACTTGCTCGTGTTGACGTCCAGGCCCAGGTACTGGCCGGAGCCGAACGCGTTTTCCTGCCGCACGGAGAAGCCCAACGCCAGCTTGTCGGCGCTGGAGAAGCCCGCCGACAGCTGCAGCGTGCCGGTCGGCTTCTCGGCGATGTTGACATTCAGGTCGACCTGGTCCGGCGCGCCGGGCACGTCGACCGTGTCGATGTTGACTTCCTTGAAGTAGCCCAGGCGGTCGACGCGGTCCTTGGACAGCTTGATCTTGTCGCCGTCGTACCAGCTCGACTCGAACTGGCGGAACTCGCGGCGGATCACCTCGTCGCGGGTGCGCGTGTTGCCGCCGATGTTGACCTTGCGCACGTAGGCGCGGCGCGACGGGTCGGCCACCAGCGTGATGGCCACGCGGTTGTTGGCGCGGTCGATGTCCGGGCGCGCCTCGACCTGCGCGAACGCGTAGCCGAAGGTGCCGAAGTAGTCCGTGAAGGCCTTGGTGGTCTGCGTCACCAGGTCGGCGTTGTAGGCCTCGCCGGGGACGATGCGCACCAGCGACTTGAACTCGTCGTCCTTGCCCAGGTAGTTGCCTTCCAGCTTGACGCCGGTGACCACGTAGCGCTGGCCCTCGGCGACGTTCACCGTGATGGTGATGTCCTGCTTGTCGGGCGAGATCGAGACCTGGGTCGAGTCGATGCGGAACTCGAGGTAGCCGCGCGACAGGTAGTACGAGCGCAGCGACTCCAGGTCGGCGTTGAGCTTGGTGCGCGAGTAGCGGTTGCTCTTGGTGTACCAGGACAGGAAGCCGCCGGTGTCCAGGTCGAACAGGCCGCGAAGCGTGCTCTCGCTGAAGGCCTTGTTGCCGACGATGCGGATGTCCTTGATGCGCGCGGGCTCGCCCTCGGTCACCGTGAACGTGAGGTTGACCCGGTTGCGCTCGACCGGCGTCATGGTGGTCACCACCTCGGCGCCGTACAGGCTCTTGTCGATGTACTGGCGGCGCAGTTCCTGCTCGGCGCGGTCGACCAGCGACTGGTCGTACGGGCGCCCCTCGGCGAGGCCGACTTCGCGCAGCGCCTTGCGCAGCGAGTCCTTGTCGAATTCCTTCAGGCCGGCGAAGTCGATCTCGGCGATGGAGGGACGCTCCTCGACGATCACCACCAGCACGTCGCCCGCGACCTCGAGGCGCACGTCCTTGAACAGGCCGAGCGCGAACAGCGAGCGGATGGCCGCCGTGCCCTTCTCGTCGCTGTACTGGTCGCCCACGCGCACCGGCATGGAGGCGAAGACGGTCCCGGGTTCGACCCGCTGCAGGCCCTCGATCCGGATGTCCCTCACGGTGAAGGGATCGACCGCCCATGCGTTGACGGCGAAAGCCGCAGCGACCATGCCCGACACGGTGCGCGCGCGCATGCGCAAGAACTGTTTTTTCATCGAATCCGAAGTGTCCCCGCCGGCCCGGGACCGGCCGCGGCCAGGCCGTGAGTTGTTGTGTGTGTCAACCGAAGAGACGCGTGACGTCGTTGAAGATGGCGATGGTCATCATCGCCAGCAGCACCGCCACTCCGCCGCGCTGCAGCCGCTCCATCCACACTTGCGGGATGCTTCGCCCAGTCACTGCCTCCCAAAGATAATACATCAGGTGCCCGCCATCCAAGACGGGCAGAGGCAGCAGGTTCAGGACGCCGAGGCTCACGCTGATCGCGGCGAGGAAGCCCAGGTATTGCAGCAGGCCCAGGCTCGCCGACTTGCCCGCGTATTCGGCGATCGTGAACGGGCCGCTCAGGTTCTTCAGCGACGCCTGGCCCAGGACCATGCGGCCCATCATGCGCAGCGTCAGCAGCGAATACTCGCCGGTCTTGATCGCCGCGAGCCGCAGGCCTTCGACCGGCCCGTGCCGCACCGTCGTCATCGCCGGCATCTCGCCCACGACGGCGTTGATGCGGGCGATGCGCTGGCCACCGACCGTTTCCAGCCGCGGCTGCACCTCGACGTCCAGCACGCGGCCTTCGCGCTGCACGCGCCAGGTCGCCGCGGCCGGCGTGCCGTCGGCGCCCTGCTTCGCGATCCACTCGCGCAGCTGCATCGCGTCACCGACTTCGGTGCCGCCCGCGCGCAGGACCAGGTCGCCGGCCTGCAGGCCGGCGCGCTCGGCGGGGCCGCCGGCGATGACCTCGCCGATGACCGGGCGCGAGAACGGCGTCAGCACGCCGATCCGGCGGAACAGCGCGGCGTCGGCCTCGCGCGGTTGCAGGGCCGCCAGCGGCAGCACCACGTCGCGCGCGCTGCTGCGGCCGTCGCCCACGACTTGCAGGCGCACGTCATGGCCATCGAGCGCGCCGCGCGTGATGAGCCAGCGCACCTCCTCGAACGACCGCACGGGCCTGGCCTCTTCGCCGTCGAACGAAGCCGCCCGCACGCGGTCGCCGACCTGGAGGCCGGCTTCTTGCGCCAGGGAGCCGGCGATGGGCGCGCCGAGCACGGGCTGCGGCTCCTGCTGGCCCCACCAGTTCAGGCCGGCGTACAGCAGCGTCGCGAGCACCAGGTTCGCCAGCGGGCCGGCGGCCACGATGGCCGCCCGCTTGCCGACCGGTTGCGTGTTGAAGGCGCGATGCCGCTCTTCGGGAGCGACGGGCCCCTCGCGCTCGTCCAGCATGCGCACGTAGCCGCCCAGCGGGATGGCGCCGATGACGAATTCGGTGTCCTGCCCCGGCCGCTGGCGGCGCGGCTTCCAGCTGCGCAGCGGCTTGCCGAAGCCGACCGAGAAGCGCAGCACCTTGACGCCGCAGGCGACCGCGACGCGGTAGTGGCCCCATTCATGGATGGCGATCAGCACGCCGAGCGCGACGATGAAGGCGGGAATCACGAGCATGCTGCCTCCCGTGCAGGGGTCAATGGAGCCGTGCGATGCGGTCGCGGGCGGTGCGCCGCGCGCTGGCGTCCAGCGCCAGCAGGTCCGCCAGCGCCTGAGGCTTGGAGGGAACCACCGCGTCCAAAGTTTCGACGTTCACGCGGTGGATGTGGTCGAAGCGGATGCGCCGGTCGAGGAAGGCGGCCACCGCCTCTTCGTTGGCCGCGTTCAGGACCGCCGTCGTGCCCGAGGGCGCGCGCAGCGCGTCCCAGGCCAGCTGCAATCCGGGGAAGCGTTCGCGGTGCCCCTTGCTGTCGAGCGACTCGAAGCTCATCGCGGCGAGTTGCGAGAAGTCCAGGGCGGCCGCGCCGGAGGGGATGCGCTCGGGCCACGCGAGGCCGTAGGCGATCGGCACGCGCATGTCCGGAGTGCCGAGCTGGGCCACCACCGAGTGGTCGCGGTACTGCACCATCGAGTGGATCACGCTCTGCGGATGGATGACGACGTCCAGGCGGTCGGGCGGCAAGCCGAACAGGTAGCGCGCCTCGATCACTTCCAGCGCCTTGTTCATCATGGTCGCCGAGTCGACCGAGATCTTGCGGCCCATGACCCAGTTCGGGTGCGCGCAGGCCTGCTCCGGCGTCACGTCGCGCAGCGACTGCGGATCACGCTCGCGGAACGGCCCGCCGGACGCCGTGAGGATGATGCGGTCGACGCGGTGGGGCCAGGAGGCGGGGTCTTCGGGCAGCGACTGGAAGATGGCCGAATGCTCGCTGTCGATCGGCAGCAGGCGCGCGCCGCCCTCCTGCACCGCCTGCAGGAACACGTCGCCACCGACGACCAGGGCTTCCTTGTTGGCCAGCAACAGGCGCTTGCCCGCGCGTGCGGCGGCGAGGCACGAAGACAGGCCCGCCGCACCGACGATGGCGGCCATCACGGTGTCGACGCGCTCGCCCGCGACCAGGTCGTCGAGCGCCGCGTCACCCGAGAGCACGCGCGTGGGCAGGCCTTCCGCGGCGACGCGTTCGGCCAGCGAATCGGCGGCGGCCGCGTCGGCCATGACCGCGAAGCGCGGCTTGAACCGCGCCACCTGCGCCAGCAGCGGCTCGACGCGCGAGCCGGCGCTGAGCACGGTGACTTCGAAGCGGTCCGGGTGGCGCGCGATCACGTCCAGCGTGTTGGCGCCGATGGAGCCGGTCGATCCGAGGATGGCGACGCGCTGCATCATCGGTTGGCCAGCGAGGCCAGCAGCATCGCCAGCGGCAGCGTCGGCAGCAATGCGTCGATGCGATCGAGCACGCCGCCGTGCCCGGGCAGCAGCTGGCTGGAGTCCTTCGCGCCGGCGCTGCGCTTGACGAGCGATTCGACCAGGTCGCCGACGACGCTCATGCCGGTGAGGAACAGCAGCGAGGGCAGCAGGAACCACCAGCCGGTGTGCGCGAGGCGCGAATAGAGGCTGGGCACGAACGTGCCCGAGTAGCGATCGGCCGCGATCCAGGCGAGCGCGAGGATCACGACGCCGAGCGCCCCGCCCCACACGCCTTCCCAGCTCTTGCCGGGGCTGATGGACGGCGCGAGCTTGCCCTTGGTGAATTTCAGCCCGAACGCCCGCCCGGCGAAATAGGCGCCGATGTCGGCGACCCACACGAGCACCAGCACCGACAGCAGGAAGTTGACGCCGACGGTGCGCGCCTGCGCCACCGCGAGCCACGCGAGCCACAGCGCGAGCACGCCGGCGGCCAGGCGCAGGCGGCGCGGCACGCGCGGCCAGCCTTCGACGCCGACACGCAGCAGCAGCGGCCCGGCGAGCGCCCAGCCGATGCCGCCCACCAGCCAGACCCACGGCAGCTCGCGCTCGGTCCAGCCCAGCGCCCAGGCGACGCCGCACAGCGCGACGCACAGCCCGCCGACGGAGACCGCGGCGACGGGACGGCAGTTGTTGAGCGTGGCGAACTCCCACGCGGCGGCGGCGATGAGGACCAGCGCGAGCGCGATGAAGGGCTGCGGCGTGCGCCAGAACAGCGCCGGCAGCAGGATGGCCAGCAGCACGACGGCCGTGATGACGCGCTGCTTCAGCATGCGAATCCGCGCGGGATCAGGCGGCCTTCTTGGCGGGCGAGCCGACCTGCTGCGAGGTCTTGCCGAAGCGGCGCTCGCGCTGCCCGAAATCGGCGATGGCCTCGTCCAGCGCGGCGGCGTCGAACTCGGGCCACAGCTTGTCGCTGAAGAACAGTTCCGAGTAGGCGGCCTGCCAGAGCAGGAAGTTGCTGATGCGCTTCTCGCCGCCGGTGCGGATCAGCAGGTCGGGGTCGGGCACGTGCGCCAATGCCATCTCGCCGTCAAGCGCCTTTTCGGTGATCGGCTCGCCACGCGCGGCGAGCTTGGCGGCGGCCTGCGCGATGTCCCAGCGGCCACCGTAGTTGAAGCAGATGTTGAACTGCAGGCGCGTGTTGGCGGCGGTGGCGGTTTCGGCCTGCGCCAGGCCGGCGCGCACCTTCTCGGACAGCGCGGACCGGTCGCCGACGAACTGGATGCGCACGCCCTCCGCCTTGAGCGCCGGCACCTCGCGGGCGAGCGCGACGGCCAGCAGTTCCATCAGGCCGGAGACTTCCTCCGGCGGCCGGTTCCAGTTCTCGGACGAGAACGCGAACACCGTCAGCACCTTGACGCCACGCTCGCCGCAGTGGCGGACGCAGGCGCGCAGGGCGTCGACGCCCTTCTTGTGGCCGGCCACGCGCGGCAGGAAGCGCCGCGTCGCCCAGCGGCCGTTGCCATCCATGACG includes the following:
- the bamA gene encoding outer membrane protein assembly factor BamA, with the protein product MKKQFLRMRARTVSGMVAAAFAVNAWAVDPFTVRDIRIEGLQRVEPGTVFASMPVRVGDQYSDEKGTAAIRSLFALGLFKDVRLEVAGDVLVVIVEERPSIAEIDFAGLKEFDKDSLRKALREVGLAEGRPYDQSLVDRAEQELRRQYIDKSLYGAEVVTTMTPVERNRVNLTFTVTEGEPARIKDIRIVGNKAFSESTLRGLFDLDTGGFLSWYTKSNRYSRTKLNADLESLRSYYLSRGYLEFRIDSTQVSISPDKQDITITVNVAEGQRYVVTGVKLEGNYLGKDDEFKSLVRIVPGEAYNADLVTQTTKAFTDYFGTFGYAFAQVEARPDIDRANNRVAITLVADPSRRAYVRKVNIGGNTRTRDEVIRREFRQFESSWYDGDKIKLSKDRVDRLGYFKEVNIDTVDVPGAPDQVDLNVNIAEKPTGTLQLSAGFSSADKLALGFSVRQENAFGSGQYLGLDVNTSKYNQTFVFSNTDPYFTEDGISRTFDLYHRASKPYENQGGNYSLSTSGAGLRFGVPFSEFDTVFFGLSGERTQIKPGTNMPAYYLEYAERIGYTSTLLPFTIGWGRDTRDSALAPTRGRMQRASGELGLLGDVHYVRASYQYQQFIALSKQFTLAFNGELGLGKAIGNNPYPVFKNFYSGGLGSVRGFEQGTLGPRDVTGAVVGGQRKITLNGEVLAPFPGAGNDRTLRLFAFTDAGNVWSQSEPWRLNELRASYGIGFSWISPVGPLRIAYAKPFRKFEGDRIQPLQFQIGTSF
- the rseP gene encoding RIP metalloprotease RseP → MLVIPAFIVALGVLIAIHEWGHYRVAVACGVKVLRFSVGFGKPLRSWKPRRQRPGQDTEFVIGAIPLGGYVRMLDEREGPVAPEERHRAFNTQPVGKRAAIVAAGPLANLVLATLLYAGLNWWGQQEPQPVLGAPIAGSLAQEAGLQVGDRVRAASFDGEEARPVRSFEEVRWLITRGALDGHDVRLQVVGDGRSSARDVVLPLAALQPREADAALFRRIGVLTPFSRPVIGEVIAGGPAERAGLQAGDLVLRAGGTEVGDAMQLREWIAKQGADGTPAAATWRVQREGRVLDVEVQPRLETVGGQRIARINAVVGEMPAMTTVRHGPVEGLRLAAIKTGEYSLLTLRMMGRMVLGQASLKNLSGPFTIAEYAGKSASLGLLQYLGFLAAISVSLGVLNLLPLPVLDGGHLMYYLWEAVTGRSIPQVWMERLQRGGVAVLLAMMTIAIFNDVTRLFG
- the dxr gene encoding 1-deoxy-D-xylulose-5-phosphate reductoisomerase is translated as MMQRVAILGSTGSIGANTLDVIARHPDRFEVTVLSAGSRVEPLLAQVARFKPRFAVMADAAAADSLAERVAAEGLPTRVLSGDAALDDLVAGERVDTVMAAIVGAAGLSSCLAAARAGKRLLLANKEALVVGGDVFLQAVQEGGARLLPIDSEHSAIFQSLPEDPASWPHRVDRIILTASGGPFRERDPQSLRDVTPEQACAHPNWVMGRKISVDSATMMNKALEVIEARYLFGLPPDRLDVVIHPQSVIHSMVQYRDHSVVAQLGTPDMRVPIAYGLAWPERIPSGAAALDFSQLAAMSFESLDSKGHRERFPGLQLAWDALRAPSGTTAVLNAANEEAVAAFLDRRIRFDHIHRVNVETLDAVVPSKPQALADLLALDASARRTARDRIARLH
- the uppS gene encoding polyprenyl diphosphate synthase, translated to MGTIPHHIAIVMDGNGRWATRRFLPRVAGHKKGVDALRACVRHCGERGVKVLTVFAFSSENWNRPPEEVSGLMELLAVALAREVPALKAEGVRIQFVGDRSALSEKVRAGLAQAETATAANTRLQFNICFNYGGRWDIAQAAAKLAARGEPITEKALDGEMALAHVPDPDLLIRTGGEKRISNFLLWQAAYSELFFSDKLWPEFDAAALDEAIADFGQRERRFGKTSQQVGSPAKKAA
- a CDS encoding phosphatidate cytidylyltransferase; protein product: MLKQRVITAVVLLAILLPALFWRTPQPFIALALVLIAAAAWEFATLNNCRPVAAVSVGGLCVALCGVAWALGWTERELPWVWLVGGIGWALAGPLLLRVGVEGWPRVPRRLRLAAGVLALWLAWLAVAQARTVGVNFLLSVLVLVWVADIGAYFAGRAFGLKFTKGKLAPSISPGKSWEGVWGGALGVVILALAWIAADRYSGTFVPSLYSRLAHTGWWFLLPSLLFLTGMSVVGDLVESLVKRSAGAKDSSQLLPGHGGVLDRIDALLPTLPLAMLLASLANR